The genomic segment GCTTGTAAAATATACAGAGACGCTGGGTGCGTTTTAAATAATCTGAAGTTGAAATTAATTGGATCGTCCAAGAACTGTAATTATCCTTCAGAtggcttgttttgtctgatctACAGTCCAGTTTGATTACTTTTCACAGTACCTATTTATCTACAGCTCATTGCAGCTTGAAGATATATCCCCCCACATTGGTAAACAAAGGGCTTAGTGCAAcctgtttgacattttgcacaTACTTTTATAGCTTGCTGTATTTGCAATAGTCTTCGTCATTATCTATGGATGTACAAACGCTGTGGGTGgatatacattttcatttattttcgtctttttattgtttttttcttgtttcaaaTAGCTTAATTGGAAGCACCAGGCAGAGACATAGTGAACCCAACATTTAATTGCATTAACGACTTGTTTATTTTAGAGGATAAGGACTTGAATCTTTTGAATTGGGCTgcaaataacacacattttcattgtcaatGAATCCTCCAGTTAATTTCTTGCCTAAAGAATGaacatttttctgcaaaatttcaggaagaaattaaaaattcacatcacaatcactgtttCCTTGAGTCCGAGCACACATCTTCACATTTTTCTGCCACCAACAGTTCAAAACCCGAATAGATTCAGTTTACATCAcatgaaacaaagaagaagCCAATTTTCCTAATTAAGAAAGTGGAATGGAGAAATATTATAAAATCCGTACTTAATAAATTAGTATGAAGATAAATCTACTATCAAAATATTTGATGATTGAATTATCACATAAATGcacaattaattaaaatgtgaaaaacaatatgGCAAAGTACAATATTTAAATTGCAAGAAGTTTCATTGAAGTGTTTAAGGTAAAAAACATGTGGCAACATACAATTATAATGAAAAactgtggtgctgcagagacaCCTTCAGCCACAAATCTTATTCAccagatgtaagaaaatgtttgtttggtgtGATACCCGACAGATGTGACATCATCTTGATgttattgtttcttttgtttgtttgtttgtttttcagtgaaaattaaaCTTGATGCATAAATGATCATTCTCACTAGTCATTGATCATATTACACTGTAATATGAATTTTACGATATCATGCAGCCCAAATTAAAATCTTCTCTTTGTTTCAGTCTGATTGTGTTGGAGGATGGACCCTGTAGTGCTGAGCTACCACGACAGCCTGTTACGGCGCTCTGATGTGTCTTTACTGGAGGGACCTTACTGGCTCAATGACCAGGTCATTGGTTTTGCCTTTGAGTACTTTGCTGCTGAGCGCTTCCGAGTCCTGGGGGaaaccatcatcttcatcagccCGGAGGTCACCCAGTTCATCAAGTGTGCCTCCTGCCCCGATGAGTTAGCTATATTTCTGGAGCCGCTGGACCTCGCCTCTCGTCACTGGGTCTTCTTAGCTGTTAATGATAACTCAAACCAAACCGCTGGGGGATCCCACTGGAGCCTCTTGATCTACCACCACAACTCCAACCACTTTGCCCACTATGACTCACAAAACGGCAGCAACTCGCTGCATGCACGGCGCATTGCCAGCAAGCTGGAACCTTTCTTGGGTGCAGGGAGGAAAGCGATGTTTGTGGAGGAGCCGTGCCCCTCGCAGCAGAACAGCTATGACTGCGGGATGTATGTTATCTGTATCGCTGAGGCCTTATGTGAGAAGGCCAGGGTGGAGGGCTCGCCACGCCTTCCTGTGCAAATCATCACCCCGGCCTACATCACCCAGAAAAGGGCTGAGTGGTGCAGACTGATCCAGAGTCTAGCTCAGAGTGACCTCTGCTGCGCTCTGTCTTTTCCTTAGCACGTCGATTGCCTTCTCACTATATGCAGAACAGCTGTAAGCCTCTACATATCTACTGCTGGAGCATCTGAATGCACTCCTTGAATACCGTATATAACTATATAGGAAATATATTTCTATTACAGTCTCTTATCATACTCCATTATAGAAACAAGTTTGAAAAGATAAAGCAATGTCCTGAAACTTCAATGATTCATTGAACTGTTGGTGTCATGTTTATTCCTTGTATATGTACAGCAAGAGACAATATGTAAACGAGAGCACCAGCATGCCTGTAAAAGGAATTTACTCCCTTGTACATATTTAGAGATGATGGAGAATGTGTCATGTGGAAGAGGAGGCACAGACTTCTAatttctctgttgttttattttggagcGAATGTAGAAATGTTTACACAGATTATTGCTCAGGGTCATTTTAAATGAACTAGAATTGACAATAAGAATGTGAATCTTAATTTTGGCTCCGACTTCATGTCACACCTGTTCTGGTTATTCTGTCTCTTCAGTTGGAAACAGATGTCTCCGACTGCTTACTTTTAGTTTTGCGACATTTTAATGCACTGTGTGCTGTGAGTGTTTATGGGACAAAGGGCAATGTGGAGTGGTGGAATGTAAGCTATGTTCTGACAAAAGGCAAGTGTCAAACTCACCGTCTGTTTAATGAATAAATTCTACAGTTGTCACATTTTGATGACAAAATGGTACATTTGATTTGTGGGTTTTATTTGAGGTCCcagctgtttgtgttcacattttagtaaaaaagtatttattattaAGATTTTTAGACTTTATTTGAATACAGGATTACCTCACTGAAGAATTAAATTGTCAGGTCATACAAATAAAGAAGCATAAATGTGgaagaaaatatttttgttaAACGTGATAACAATAATTCACATAAGACCGAAATCTGTAATTAAACCTTTACTTTCAGGTGCAAAATAATCCGAACCATCAGCATTGTGACGCCTTCCAAttttatggggtttttttcaTCTTATAGACAAAAGAAATTATTTACACTCCggtgtttattttgaaatgtatcaGTATTAAATGATGGGgacaaaaatgccaaacattaaacacatgaaaTTATTACGACATAAATCAGGCTAAATAGAACGAAAACaagtaaacaacacaaaacattcatAAGACATTTGACATGTTGTACTTTTCAACAGCTTCTAATTAAAACATTCATTATTGGAAGGAAAACGTATGAATTGCAGCAcattaaaaccaaaacacaaacgacagtgtaaacatatttgtatAGTTGCAAGAAGTCTATTCAGACAACTGGAACAGAGACttagttttaaaaatgattttatgtTCGTCTGTAAAAGGAAACATTTTCCTGTCCACTGATATCATTTCCACAGAGTCTCAAAACGGAATGTGGGTTGCAGAACAAAATGTGATCCAGCATTGTTCTTTAAACTCAGAGAGAACAGGAAGGTCAACCTGCTTTTTATTTACAACTGAACCATTCACAGTCAGGCTGTGGCCTCTGACACGTTTATGAGAGAGCATTAAAATATCAGCTGGAACAGGATTTAGGACTTCAACATGGACCGACATGCAGCAAAATAATGCTGAGCACATTTAGAGCTGGGCGAGGACAACAAAGACGTTTCATAGACATTTCAGTGTGAATGAATACAACATCATTGTCATGTCTTGTAATGTGTTACTGCCAACCTACCTGAGGGATCATTTTCAGACTACACGAAACTAGGCTCAAGTTAATTGGCCACATACTTTAATCATGAATCCCCATCAGTGACTGTGTTGCACATCTCGTGTTCTGGCTCTCGGCCCTGCACTGCTCTTAAATTCACACTGCTTGGACTGTTTCCACCCTCTGGCATCCTGCGCACATCTACATCCCAAAGGCATATTTCACCCGGAGT from the Sparus aurata chromosome 4, fSpaAur1.1, whole genome shotgun sequence genome contains:
- the senp8 gene encoding sentrin-specific protease 8, yielding MDPVVLSYHDSLLRRSDVSLLEGPYWLNDQVIGFAFEYFAAERFRVLGETIIFISPEVTQFIKCASCPDELAIFLEPLDLASRHWVFLAVNDNSNQTAGGSHWSLLIYHHNSNHFAHYDSQNGSNSLHARRIASKLEPFLGAGRKAMFVEEPCPSQQNSYDCGMYVICIAEALCEKARVEGSPRLPVQIITPAYITQKRAEWCRLIQSLAQSDLCCALSFP